From the genome of Eucalyptus grandis isolate ANBG69807.140 chromosome 2, ASM1654582v1, whole genome shotgun sequence, one region includes:
- the LOC104433691 gene encoding MADS-box protein FLOWERING LOCUS C: protein MGRKKLVLKRIENNSSRQVTFSKRRNGLIKKARELAILCDVEVSLLVFSSRGKPYVFCSGNNSLAEILERYRNHSEEAEGSKEANKGCPSGESSQQSPSQLLQLVQRYVEGSDDDNVSVTDLVQLEEQLNAAIMQTRNRKTQLMVESVMTLQDQERLLREENELLEREIASVEANAEPPNEGYHRLQDNQSIDQSQQATLSLLR from the exons ATGGGGAGGAAGAAGCTGGTGCTGAAGCGAATCGAAAACAACAGCAGCCGGCAGGTCACCTTCTCGAAGCGGCGGAACGGGCTGATCAAGAAGGCGCGCGAGCTCGCCATCCTGTGCGACGTCGAGGTCTCCCTCCTCGTCTTCTCCAGCCGCGGCAAGCCGTACGTGTTCTGCAGCGGCAACAACAG CTTGGCTGAGATCCTCGAGCGTTATCGGAATCATTCTGAAGAAGCAGAGGGCTCCAAAGAAGCTAACAAG GGATGCCCATCTGGAGAATCAAGCCAGCAATCACCCTCACAACTGCTGCAGTTAGTTCAAAG ATACGTGGAAGGGTCAGATGATGACAATGTCAGTGTGACTGATCTAGTGCAATTGGAAGAACAACTCAATGCTGCTATCATGCAGACTCGAAACAGAAAG ACTCAGCTGATGGTGGAGTCTGTCATGACTCTCCAGGATCAG GAAAGGTTGCTGAGAGAAGAGAACGAACTACTGGAGAGGGAG ATAGCGTCCGTGGAGGCGAATGCTGAACCCCCGAATGAGGGATATCACAGGCTCCAAGACAACCAGTCCATCGACCAATCTCAACAAGCTACACTCAGTTTACTCCGATAA
- the LOC104433694 gene encoding agamous-like MADS-box protein MADS4 isoform X1, with product MGRGRVELKRIENKINRQVTFAKRRNGLLKKAYELSVLCDAEVALIIFSHRGKLYEFCSSSSSMLKTLERYQKCNYGAPEPSISTREAQLELSSQQEYLKLKARYEALQRTQRNLLGEELGPLSSKELESLERQLDSSLKQIRSTRTQYMLDQLTDLQRKEQHLNEANRTLKQRLMEGYQATALQMNPAAAEEMVYGGRHLAPPHHGHDAFFHPLDCEPTLQIGYPQDPSASVVTAGPSSSSYMPGWLP from the exons ATGGGGAGAGGGAGGGTGGAGCTGAAGAGGATCGAGAACAAGATCAACAGGCAAGTGACGTTCGCGAAGAGGAGGAATGGGCTCCTCAAGAAAGCCTACGAGCTCTCCGTGCTTTGCGACGCGGAGGTCGCTCTAATCATCTTCTCCCATAGAGGAAAGCTGTACGAGTTCTGCAGCAGCTCAAG CAGCATGCTCAAAACCTTGGAAAGGTATCAAAAATGCAACTATGGAGCACCGGAGCCTAGCATCTCTACCCGGGAAGCACAACTG GAGCTAAGCAGTCAGCAGGAATATCTGAAACTTAAGGCACGCTATGAAGCCCTACAGCGAACGCAAAG GAATCTTCTTGGGGAAGAATTAGGCCCTCTGAGCAGCAAAGAACTGGAGTCTCTGGAAAGGCAGCTCGATTCATCCTTAAAGCAGATTCGATCCACTCGA ACACAGTATATGCTGGACCAGCTCACTGACCTTCAACGCAAG GAGCAGCACCTCAACGAAGCAAACCGGACCTTGAAGCAGCGG CTCATGGAAGGGTACCAAGCAACTGCGCTGCAAATGAACCCAGCCGCTGCGGAGGAAATGGTTTATGGTGGTAGGCACTTGGCTCCACCACATCATGGACATGATGCCTTCTTTCATCCCCTAGACTGTGAACCCACCTTGCAAATTGG ATACCCACAAGATCCTTCTGCATCGGTAGTCACAGCAGGTCCGAGTTCAAGTAGTTACATGCCAGGATGGTTGCCATGA
- the LOC104433694 gene encoding agamous-like MADS-box protein MADS4 isoform X2: MGRGRVELKRIENKINRQVTFAKRRNGLLKKAYELSVLCDAEVALIIFSHRGKLYEFCSSSSMLKTLERYQKCNYGAPEPSISTREAQLELSSQQEYLKLKARYEALQRTQRNLLGEELGPLSSKELESLERQLDSSLKQIRSTRTQYMLDQLTDLQRKEQHLNEANRTLKQRLMEGYQATALQMNPAAAEEMVYGGRHLAPPHHGHDAFFHPLDCEPTLQIGYPQDPSASVVTAGPSSSSYMPGWLP, translated from the exons ATGGGGAGAGGGAGGGTGGAGCTGAAGAGGATCGAGAACAAGATCAACAGGCAAGTGACGTTCGCGAAGAGGAGGAATGGGCTCCTCAAGAAAGCCTACGAGCTCTCCGTGCTTTGCGACGCGGAGGTCGCTCTAATCATCTTCTCCCATAGAGGAAAGCTGTACGAGTTCTGCAGCAGCTCAAG CATGCTCAAAACCTTGGAAAGGTATCAAAAATGCAACTATGGAGCACCGGAGCCTAGCATCTCTACCCGGGAAGCACAACTG GAGCTAAGCAGTCAGCAGGAATATCTGAAACTTAAGGCACGCTATGAAGCCCTACAGCGAACGCAAAG GAATCTTCTTGGGGAAGAATTAGGCCCTCTGAGCAGCAAAGAACTGGAGTCTCTGGAAAGGCAGCTCGATTCATCCTTAAAGCAGATTCGATCCACTCGA ACACAGTATATGCTGGACCAGCTCACTGACCTTCAACGCAAG GAGCAGCACCTCAACGAAGCAAACCGGACCTTGAAGCAGCGG CTCATGGAAGGGTACCAAGCAACTGCGCTGCAAATGAACCCAGCCGCTGCGGAGGAAATGGTTTATGGTGGTAGGCACTTGGCTCCACCACATCATGGACATGATGCCTTCTTTCATCCCCTAGACTGTGAACCCACCTTGCAAATTGG ATACCCACAAGATCCTTCTGCATCGGTAGTCACAGCAGGTCCGAGTTCAAGTAGTTACATGCCAGGATGGTTGCCATGA